The segment ACGAGGCGGGCCTCCTCGAGTCGGTCGACCGCGTTGGTCACGCTCGTCTGGTGGACCTGGAGGCGGGAGCCGATGACGCGCATGGGGAGCGCCCGGCGGCGGCTCAGGAAGAGCAGCATCAGCACTTCGTAGCGAGCGAAGCTGATGTCGTAGGGCTTGAGCACGGCCTCCACGCGCGACAACGCGATCTGGTGGGCGCGCATGAGCGAGGTGATCGCCGCCATCCCGTCCGCCGCGTCGCCCCAGCCATGCTCGACCCACAGCCGGTGCGCCTCCGCGATGGGGTCCGGGTCGTGGTTCTCCCGTGACGGCATGAGCGCATGGTAGCCAAGCACGAACGTTGAA is part of the Actinomycetes bacterium genome and harbors:
- a CDS encoding MarR family transcriptional regulator, which produces MPSRENHDPDPIAEAHRLWVEHGWGDAADGMAAITSLMRAHQIALSRVEAVLKPYDISFARYEVLMLLFLSRRRALPMRVIGSRLQVHQTSVTNAVDRLEEARLVARTPHPTDRRATLVEITSEGVALAREATDELNSTVFADPGLSPSAVSSLVRLLRQLRKDAGDF